From the Lolium rigidum isolate FL_2022 chromosome 2, APGP_CSIRO_Lrig_0.1, whole genome shotgun sequence genome, one window contains:
- the LOC124687462 gene encoding F-box protein At5g51370-like: MPEPDRHLLTAAAAAGLHRDGLKGWPDLWMLPGKPPHARAAAATPPPPPPPPDQTLAFSDELLLRVLACLPDPHLTSAASLVCKRWARLSGRLRRRLAVRDWAFVTHRLPHRFPNLSVLDLFPASIAAPAAPSRASPVLTCGAVSLTLDPSADPPLGACRFLPDSVLDRGLAVVATKFPNLRRLSATAASESGGLMDIAGGCATLQELELHRCTDLALRPVSAFAHLQILRVAAASSPLYGTGHDGGVTDIGLTILAHGCKRLVKLELVGCEGSYDGIAAVGRCCAMLEELTIADHRMDAGWLAALAFCGNLKTLRLQGCGRIDDDPGPPEHLGACLTLESLQLHHCQLRDRRALHALFLVCEGAREFLVQNCWGLEDDMFALAGLCRRIKFLSLEGCSLLTTRGVESVVTSWNDLQSLEVVGCNKVKDEEITPALSELFSNLKELKWRPDNKSLLAASLAGTGMGKKGRVFFKRILPGHQRVKEKMLSYPAGVAA; this comes from the exons ATGCCTGAACCCGACCGCCAcctcctcaccgccgccgccgccgccggcctccaccgCGACGGGCTCAAGGGCTGGCCCGACCTGTGGATGCTCCCCGGGAAGCCGCCgcacgcgcgcgccgccgcggccacgccgccacccccgccgccgccgccggaccaaACCCTAGCCTTCTccgacgagctcctcctccgcgtcctcgCCTGCCTCCCGGACCCGCACCTCACGTCCGCCGCCTCGCTCGTCTGCAAGCGCTGGGCGCGCCtctccggccgcctccgccgccgcctggccgTGCGGGACTGGGCCTTCGTCACGCACCGCCTCCCGCACCGCTTCCCCAACCTATCGGTCCTCGACCTCTTCCCGGCCTCCATCGCCGCGCCTGCCGCCCCCTCCCGGGCCTCCCCGGTCCTCACCTGCGGCGCCGtttccctaaccctagaccccagCGCCGACCCGCCGCTCGGCGCCTGCCGCTTCCTCCCCGACTCCGTGCTCGACAGGGGGCTCGCGGTTGTGGCCACCAAATTCCCcaacctgcgccgcctctccgccacgGCCGCCTCGGAGTCCGGCGGCCTGATGGACATCGCCGGCGGCTGCGCGACCCTCCAGGAGCTCGAGCTCCACCGCTGCACCGACCTCGCGCTCCGCCCGGTGTCCGCCTTCGCGCACCTCCAGATcctccgcgtcgccgccgcctcgtccCCGCTCTACGGCACCGGCCACGACGGCGGGGTCACCGACATCGGCCTCACCATCCTCGCCCACGGCTGCAAGCGCCTCGTCAAGCTCGAGCTTGTCGGCTGCGAGGGCAGCTACGACGGCATCGCCGCCGTGGGGCGCTGCTGCGCCATGCTCGAGGAGCTCACCATCGCCGACCACAGGATGGACGCCGGGTGGCTTGCCGCCCTGGCTTTCTGCGGCAATCTCAAGACCCTGCGGCTTCAGGGGTGCGGCAGGATCGATGACGATCCTGGCCCCCCTGAACATCTCGGCGCCTGCCTCACGCTTGAGAGCCTGCAGTTGCACCACTGCCAGCTGCGTGACCGCCGCGCCCTCCATGCCCTCTTTTTGGTCTGTGAGGGTGCTCGTGAGTTTCTGGTTCAGAATTGCTGGGGCCTTGAAGACGACATGTTTGCGTTGGCTGGCCTATGCAG GAGAATAAAATTCCTCTCCCTAGAAGGCTGCTCACTATTAACAACTAGAGGAGTTGAGTCAGTGGTCACCTCATGGAATGATTTGCAGAGTCTAGAAGTTGTCGggtgcaataaagtaaaggaTGAGGAGATTACTCCCGCACTCTCAGAGCTTTTCTCTAATCTGAAAGAGCTGAAGTGGAGGCCTGACAACAAATCTCTCCTCGCTGCAAGCCTTGCGGGCACTGGAATGGGAAAGAAGGGCAGAGTATTTTTCAAAAGG ATTTTACCGGGCCATCAACGAGTCAAAGAGAAGATGCTCAGCTATCCAGCAGGTGTTGCGGCTTAG
- the LOC124687463 gene encoding uncharacterized protein LOC124687463, which yields MAAVADGGVSSCGSINMRRVDHLLPLPLPCVVGEPTAASRVSPGSSPARSDGAAAFYAADAEPDPDPQPEASAGRSTQMLLAMAAMGARGGPYGRRPASSYGSCAAWSAGSLTEHRPASPSPICSPVSSKGGDGCRDGGERQDDSDGSSFVTSREEEEQGRAPTRGDFMKFATPRNVRLQTPRHPSLLDRRVDGSNRGPPRFVHKATPARLMRRARSARNYQRRRMGSIDAVNEWRLPKVSEEEDEAMDQKDWQADTVSSRISSACDWNFDAEGAYEGGNHGGHAFDLSDGENCPAAVQRMERRVRGSAVKPKENFVHAKLVAWKDAQISKLIDKLKIKEANIDVWQKNKIAQAREKMTNTEMKLEKKRAEAGQKMQKAIRKAQRKADKKKVKEQAATANRIAGVEKALEKMSRTGKLPWSLAFL from the exons ATGGCCGCCGTCGCCGACGGCGGCGTCTCCTCCTGCGGCAGCATCAACATGCGCCGCgtcgaccacctcctcccgctcccgctcccctGCGTCGTCGGCGAGCCCACCGCCGCCTCCCGCGTCTCGCCGGGCTCCTCCCCCGCGCGCTCCGACGGCGCCGCCGCCTTCTACGCCGCCGACGCCGAGCCCGACCCCGACCCCCAGCCCGAGGCGTCGGCCGGGAGGAGCACGCAGATGCTGCTCGCGATGGCCGCCATGGGCGCGCGCGGCGGGCCCTACGGccgccgcccggcttcctcctaCGGCAGCTGCGCCGCGTGGAGCGCCGGGTCCCTCACCGAGCACCGCCCGGCCTCCCCGTCCCCCATATGCAGCCCCGTCAGCAGCAAGGGCGGCGACGGCTGCCGGGACGGCGGGGAGCGCCAAGACGACAGCGACGGATCCTCGTTCGTCACGTCACGGGAG GAGGAAGAGCAAGGGAGGGCACCAACCAGAGGAGATTTCATGAAGTTTGCTACACCACGAAACGTCAGACTACAGACACCCAGGCACCCTTCTCTGCTGGATCGCAGAG TTGACGGTTCCAATCGAGGGCCTCCAAGATTCGTCCACAAGGCCACACCAGCTAGATTGATGCGCCGAGCTCGCTCCGCACGCAATTACCAGAGGCGGCGCATGGGATCAATTGATGCTGTCAATGAATGGAGATTGCCTAAAGTAagtgaagaggaagatgaggcaaTGGACCAAAAGGACTGGCAGGCAGATACTGTGTCGTCTCGTATATCCTCAG CTTGTGATTGGAACTTCGATGCCGAAGGTGCCTATGAGGGAGGCAATCACGGTGGTCATGCTTTTGACCTTTCAGACGGTGAGAATTGTCCAGCTGCAGTGCAAAGGATGGAGAGACGGGTCCGGGGCTCTGCAGTAAAACCAAAGGAAAATTTCGTCCATGCCAAGTTGGTTGCCTGGAAGGATGCACAGATTTCAAAGCTCATAGACAA GCTGAAAATTAAAGAAGCAAACATCGATGTCTGGCAGAAGAATAAGATTGCACAGGCCAGGGAGAAAATGACAAACACTGAG ATGAAGTTGGAAAAGAAGAGAGCTGAAGCAGGACAGAAGATGCAAAAGGCGATACGAAAAGCACAGAGGAAAGCTGATAAGAAGAAAGTCAAGGAGCAGGCAGCCACTGCCAATCGGATAGCTGGTGTTGAGAAAGCCTTGGAGAAGATGTCTAGGACAGGAAAGCTCCCTTGGTCACTGGCCTTCCTGTGA